CAGGGTACGGATTGTACCCTGGTGCGAGAGAGGCATATCTTCCATTCCTTGGACCCGGTGTTGCATCTGGCGTTAAGTCATAACCATCCCCTTTATGCCAACCTACAGTAATGAGAGTTGATAGTTTCTCAGTTTTTGCACCAACAGTTGCATAATTTCGAAACTCCGTATAAGGCCCGTAATACTTTTGACTTCCAGATCCACCGAGGGTCCGAAACTCTGCATATAATGGATCTTGAGCCTCTTTAGTAATAATATTAATCACACCAGCAATGGCATCTGAACCGTAGATAGCAGAGGAAGCTCCTTTTACGATTTCGATTCGTTCAATATCTTCTGCTTTAAAACGAGTTAAATCAATGGATCCACTAAATCGCCCCGTAGTCCTTTGCCCATCCACAAGGATCAGAACGTTCTGTGCAGAAAGTCCTTGCAGGCGAACCGTTTGGCCTCTTTCGCCTGTTTGTGCTGGCCTTACTTCAATCCCAGGAACATTTCCCAACGTTTGCGATAGATCCCTTGCTCCCATAGCATCAATATCTTTTCTAGTGATCACTTCTGTTGTAATTGTTGAATCTTTTAGAAGATTCCGTCGTCTTGTCCCCGTAACAGTGATTATATTTGACCTATCACTACTTACTTCATTTGGTTGATTACCAGATTCGCCATGTTTGGTCTTTGTTAAAGTATTATCTTGAGGAATGGGTGTTTGCGGTGTTTCATCTTCTTTTTTAGGTATTACACTTTGCGAAAGTAAACTCACCTGAAAGAAAATATAGAATAAAAGAACCCAACAGAAAAAGACCACCCCATTTCTGGTGAACAAGTTTTTAATAACAAATTGATACATCGAGAGTGCCTAAAACAAAACCGGACGCTAAATTCACAACTTTTTCCATTGAAATTTGGGATACCCTGAAGTACCTGCGGCACTATAATAATCTAACATTTGCAATGCGTATTTCGCACCATCACTACCTGTAATTATGTAAACATTTGTTTTTGCAGTTAATATTGTATTCGAATAAGTATACCAAGCACCATAACCAGAAGGCATAGGAGTTAGATCAAGTGGCGCTGCCATAACGGGATTGATACTTTCTGCAGACGCAGAAACCGGTCCACCACCAGCTGAATTAAGTTTTACATCAACAACAGTTGTACATTCTGAACCGTTGAATGTTGCAGAGAAATTAGTGGACCCAGAATCACAAGCCCCACCACTTCCTGATCCACTGGTGCCACCATTGGTAGCTACATTATACCTTTTGAAAGCAACATCCCACTGTGAAGAGGAGTCAACACCCACACCATCAGACTTTAAACTCACATAAATCCAAGCACACGCTGAGGAAGCGTTGACAGTTGATGTGTAAGTGCCCGTTGTGTTTACAGCATTTGCAGGAGCAACGGTACAAGGCAGTGTATTAGAATTTCCACCTCCGAGCAGAAACAACAAAGCAGCGGAATCATCCTCTGTTTTTGGCTTCATTGAACAATTCATAAAGAATGAAATCAATAAGCTAAAGAATGTAAAAACGAAAACTTGTTTCTTTATTTGCAATAAAATATCCATAGAAGATCTCACTTATTTTTTGTTAAATGTCGGGAAACCAAAGATTCTCCGACAATTTCTACTTTTCTCTAAAGAACACTTTCAGACGATACGATGATTTTAGTTCCAGTGAACAACGATGTGTTGCTAAACCGAAAGTAGGATTGAGTTCCGGTTTGGATTACGTTACTTGATGTTGGCCATGCAGAGTAATTAATGATAGCATTCTCTTTTGAAAGTGTCGAAGTAACTTTACAATTTGCTCCGCCAACACCAGTTGTCCAAAGATAGGTTGTCGGTGCTGTGACAGTTCCTGAAAAACTTACACAGATTTCCTGATCCGTTGAATAATTAAAACTAGTTGGATTAGCCCCTGAATCCATTTGACCACCTTGGTAGTTTCCATATTGGGCGTTACGAAACCAAGCATACGGATTGGGACTAGATACTGATTTACCTGTTGTAAAAGTATATTGACCCGAAGCTGTCGGTGTTGTGCTTGTAGGTGTTGTGGAATAACCGACTAACAGATAAAAGTATCCATTGTCACCAAGAGCTTTCATCCCTTCAAAACGAAAGAAGCGACCTTGTCCCGCGCTTGGAGTACAGATCGCAGTATAGGCACCAGAAACATAAGAACTATCGATGATTGTTTCACATCTTTTCGTTGCATCAGCCATGGCCTGAGAGATTG
This genomic interval from Leptospira sp. WS4.C2 contains the following:
- a CDS encoding HmuY family protein; its protein translation is MKPKTEDDSAALLFLLGGGNSNTLPCTVAPANAVNTTGTYTSTVNASSACAWIYVSLKSDGVGVDSSSQWDVAFKRYNVATNGGTSGSGSGGACDSGSTNFSATFNGSECTTVVDVKLNSAGGGPVSASAESINPVMAAPLDLTPMPSGYGAWYTYSNTILTAKTNVYIITGSDGAKYALQMLDYYSAAGTSGYPKFQWKKL